The Acidobacteriota bacterium genome has a window encoding:
- a CDS encoding flagellar basal body-associated FliL family protein: protein MSDSVATEKAGAAPPKSNKMVIIIVIAVVVLAGAGGSAYYYLQHSKVEAKAAAEKGKKKPAKGDEEEPAADEEANADEAPGKKPKSAALTLPDDSAVKHVIELQPYIVNLADAGEARYLRLTVSLGVGGEEKAGAEKPDALFTTRIRNAMLAVLTTKSSAEVLTAEGKNKLRKELLRAARAASEEPKVEAIYITEFIVQL, encoded by the coding sequence ATGTCTGATTCAGTGGCGACAGAAAAGGCCGGGGCGGCTCCGCCCAAGTCCAACAAGATGGTTATCATTATCGTCATCGCCGTGGTCGTGCTGGCGGGCGCTGGCGGCAGCGCGTATTACTACCTGCAACACAGCAAGGTCGAGGCGAAGGCCGCCGCCGAAAAAGGCAAAAAGAAACCCGCCAAGGGCGACGAAGAAGAACCCGCCGCCGATGAAGAGGCCAACGCGGATGAAGCGCCCGGCAAAAAACCAAAGTCAGCCGCCTTGACGCTGCCGGATGATAGCGCGGTCAAACACGTCATCGAGTTACAGCCGTACATCGTCAATCTGGCCGATGCGGGTGAAGCGCGTTATTTGCGGCTCACCGTCAGCCTGGGTGTCGGCGGTGAGGAGAAAGCGGGCGCCGAAAAACCGGATGCGCTTTTCACCACGCGCATTCGCAACGCCATGCTGGCGGTGCTTACGACCAAATCCTCCGCCGAAGTGTTGACGGCCGAGGGCAAAAACAAATTGCGCAAAGAACTGTTGCGCGCCGCCCGCGCTGCCTCTGAAGAGCCTAAAGTCGAGGCTATCTACATCACGGAATTTATCGTCCAGCTCTAG
- a CDS encoding OmpA family protein, which produces MKAGQQAAMTPEKKPRRRVKKVKGHGGHHGGAWKVAYADFVTAMMALFLVLWLVSQADVKLKESIANYFKSPGVFSTMKGGILSRSKNMSKEPNPQDNEDALMSAAVLLRKKFQKSPEFSSVKDQVKVEVTEDGLRIQILDKAERVSFTSGSAELTESARQILTEIATSICDLPNPIFIGGHTDRHVFPNGSSYTNWELSADRANAARRYLEHSCVKPDQIRRVVGYADTELLYPSDPFAPGNRRISITVTHLRASSVPKLFGGKSNPEAPEHNASAQPESEPQAPKKSAPAAPEPQETPVNTPAKRLNESKLRNEGVVPVGEPDQLPPGVRRSKAR; this is translated from the coding sequence ATGAAGGCTGGTCAACAAGCCGCCATGACGCCGGAGAAAAAACCGCGCCGCCGCGTCAAAAAGGTCAAAGGGCACGGCGGCCATCACGGCGGCGCCTGGAAGGTGGCCTATGCCGATTTCGTCACGGCGATGATGGCGCTCTTTCTGGTGCTCTGGCTGGTCTCGCAGGCCGACGTCAAACTCAAAGAATCCATCGCCAATTATTTCAAATCGCCCGGCGTCTTCAGCACCATGAAAGGCGGCATCCTCAGCCGTTCAAAAAACATGAGCAAAGAGCCGAACCCGCAGGACAACGAAGATGCCTTGATGAGCGCGGCGGTGCTCTTGCGCAAGAAATTTCAGAAAAGCCCTGAATTCTCCTCCGTCAAAGACCAGGTCAAAGTGGAAGTCACCGAGGATGGCTTGCGCATTCAAATTCTGGATAAAGCCGAACGGGTTTCTTTCACCAGCGGCAGCGCCGAATTGACCGAGAGCGCCCGGCAGATTCTGACTGAAATCGCCACCAGCATTTGCGATTTACCCAATCCGATCTTTATCGGCGGACACACTGATCGCCATGTTTTTCCGAACGGGTCGTCTTACACTAACTGGGAATTGTCCGCCGACCGCGCCAATGCGGCGCGCCGCTATTTAGAGCACAGTTGCGTCAAGCCCGACCAGATTCGCCGCGTCGTCGGTTACGCCGACACCGAATTGCTCTATCCAAGCGACCCTTTTGCGCCCGGCAATCGGCGCATCAGCATCACCGTCACGCACCTGCGCGCGTCCAGCGTGCCCAAACTTTTCGGCGGCAAGAGCAACCCCGAAGCACCCGAACACAATGCCAGCGCCCAGCCTGAGAGCGAACCGCAGGCCCCAAAAAAATCGGCGCCCGCCGCGCCGGAACCCCAAGAAACGCCCGTCAATACGCCTGCCAAACGCTTAAATGAAAGCAAGCTGCGTAACGAAGGCGTGGTGCCCGTGGGTGAACCCGACCAGCTTCCGCCGGGTGTGCGGCGCAGCAAGGCACGTTAG